A window of Mucilaginibacter sp. PAMC 26640 contains these coding sequences:
- a CDS encoding DNA mismatch repair protein MutL, whose product MPDIIQLLPDSVANQIAAGEVVQRPASAVKELIENAIDAGADKIQLILKDAGKSLIQVIDNGCGMSLTDARMCFERHATSKIRKAEDLFAIRTMGFRGEAMASIAAIAQVELKSRRHEDELGTCICIEGSEVITQEPCSANTGTSISIKNLFYNTPARRNFLKSNPVEMRHIIDEFQRVALANPQVFLTMHHDGQEVYHLPSASLKQRIIHLLGNNYNQRLVPVEEDTTIIRLNGYVGKPEFARKTRGEQFFFVNNRFIKDAYLNHAVLTAFEELLPDESYPLYVLFIDIDPSKIDINVHPTKTEIKYQDEKAIYAIIRSAVKRSLGKYNITPTLDFDQENSIGHLITQKPFEEIIQPTIAFNPDFNPFAAEKRPEREYPSYMRSASDHRTAIPKNWDTLYEIAKKEETLQHEMHNTPIAAINETEISKGGEKQFFQVHNRFILSQIKSGFMLINQQSAHERILYERYLVQLENHSGVSQQSLFPQSVTLNSADYELLRELLPDIRALGFDIREFGKNTVVVDGVPADITNANEHELLEQLLEGFKNNLAILKLDKRDNLARSLARNAAIKTGTKLSMEEMNQLIDQLFACQMPNLALNGKPVITTFTLNELAERFDK is encoded by the coding sequence ATGCCAGATATAATACAGCTTTTACCAGATTCGGTAGCCAACCAGATCGCCGCAGGCGAAGTGGTGCAAAGGCCCGCATCGGCAGTAAAAGAATTGATAGAGAATGCGATAGATGCCGGGGCAGATAAGATTCAGCTGATATTAAAAGATGCGGGCAAAAGCCTGATCCAGGTTATTGATAACGGCTGCGGCATGAGCCTTACTGATGCACGCATGTGCTTTGAACGCCACGCCACTTCAAAAATCCGCAAGGCGGAAGACCTTTTTGCGATCCGTACCATGGGTTTCCGCGGCGAAGCAATGGCTTCAATAGCAGCAATTGCGCAGGTGGAACTAAAAAGCCGACGCCATGAAGATGAATTGGGTACCTGTATTTGTATTGAGGGCAGTGAGGTAATTACACAGGAGCCATGCAGTGCTAACACCGGTACATCCATCTCCATTAAGAATCTTTTTTACAATACGCCGGCCCGCCGCAACTTCTTAAAGAGTAACCCGGTAGAGATGCGCCATATTATTGACGAATTTCAGCGCGTGGCTTTGGCCAACCCCCAGGTTTTTTTAACCATGCATCATGACGGGCAGGAAGTTTATCACCTGCCCTCGGCTTCGCTGAAGCAGCGCATTATCCATTTACTGGGGAACAATTACAACCAGCGACTAGTGCCTGTAGAAGAAGACACCACGATCATCCGGCTTAACGGCTATGTAGGCAAACCCGAATTTGCCCGTAAAACCCGTGGCGAGCAGTTTTTTTTTGTAAACAACCGCTTTATTAAGGATGCCTATTTAAACCATGCGGTGCTGACGGCTTTTGAAGAACTATTACCGGACGAAAGCTATCCCCTGTATGTTTTATTTATAGATATCGACCCTTCCAAGATTGATATCAACGTGCATCCTACCAAAACGGAGATCAAGTACCAGGACGAAAAGGCTATTTATGCCATTATTCGCTCGGCTGTAAAACGTTCGCTCGGGAAATATAACATTACACCCACCTTAGATTTCGACCAGGAAAACAGCATTGGCCACCTTATTACGCAAAAACCTTTTGAGGAAATTATCCAGCCAACGATTGCCTTTAACCCGGACTTTAATCCCTTCGCGGCAGAAAAACGACCTGAACGTGAATATCCGTCATACATGCGCAGTGCCAGCGATCACCGTACCGCTATCCCTAAAAATTGGGATACGCTTTACGAGATAGCCAAAAAAGAAGAAACGCTGCAACATGAAATGCATAATACCCCAATTGCGGCAATCAACGAAACTGAGATTAGCAAAGGTGGTGAAAAACAATTTTTTCAGGTACATAACCGGTTTATCCTGTCGCAGATCAAATCGGGCTTTATGCTGATTAACCAGCAAAGCGCTCATGAGCGCATTTTATATGAGCGTTACCTGGTTCAGCTGGAGAACCATAGCGGGGTGAGTCAGCAAAGTTTATTTCCGCAATCGGTAACACTAAACAGTGCCGATTATGAGTTATTGAGAGAGCTTTTGCCTGATATCCGCGCGCTGGGATTTGATATCCGCGAATTTGGCAAAAACACCGTGGTAGTAGACGGTGTGCCCGCCGACATCACCAATGCCAACGAACACGAATTACTGGAACAATTGCTGGAAGGCTTTAAAAACAACCTGGCTATTTTAAAGTTAGATAAGCGTGATAATCTGGCCCGGTCGCTCGCGCGTAATGCCGCTATCAAAACCGGCACTAAATTATCTATGGAAGAGATGAACCAATTAATAGACCAGCTTTTTGCCTGCCAAATGCCAAATTTAGCCCTTAATGGCAAGCCTGTAATTACTACCTTTACATTAAACGAATTAGCCGAGCGCTTTGACAAATAA
- a CDS encoding amidohydrolase: MKKLWPLLFVLFAACRQKEYNADTLVKNALVYTVDSTFSTADAFVISNGKIIAVGKADTLERKYFARETIDAGGKPVYPGFIDAHAHFYEYGMGLQEVKLVGSRSWQAVLDTVNSFSRTNTEGWIIGNGWDQNIWANKEFPNKAKLDSLFPMRPVILSRVDGHAAIVNQAALNIAGIKPGQTIIGGTIETKNGKLTGILVDNAVGIVTRKIPEPTEQVVQAALLGAQKNCVAVGLTTVDDCGLPYQMVSTIAALQHKGDLKMRMYVMLADKEENYEYLFKRGAYKTPGLNVRSFKVYADGALGSRGACLLKPYADSAKWNGFLLSSKAHFEEVAKKIAAKGFQMCTHAIGDSANRTILKIYAAALKGKNDKRWRIEHAQVVSPEDVKYFGDDNIIPSVQPTHATSDMAWAIKRLGQNRLKTAYAYKSLMKQNGWIPLGTDFPVENINPMYTFYAATIRKDLKGWPSAGFQMENALTRVEALRGMTTWAAKANFEEKEKGSIEVGKYADFVILDKDIMKVDGSELPNVKVVKTYINGVKVYQNK; this comes from the coding sequence ATGAAGAAACTATGGCCCCTGTTATTTGTACTTTTCGCAGCCTGCAGGCAAAAAGAATATAATGCCGACACCCTTGTTAAAAATGCCCTCGTTTATACAGTCGATAGTACTTTTTCAACAGCCGATGCCTTTGTTATCAGCAACGGAAAGATCATAGCAGTAGGCAAAGCCGATACGCTAGAACGGAAATACTTCGCCCGGGAAACTATCGATGCAGGCGGCAAACCGGTTTACCCGGGTTTTATAGATGCCCACGCGCATTTTTATGAATATGGTATGGGTCTGCAGGAGGTTAAACTGGTAGGCAGTAGAAGCTGGCAGGCCGTTTTAGATACGGTAAATTCTTTTTCGCGCACCAATACCGAAGGCTGGATCATCGGTAATGGCTGGGACCAAAATATTTGGGCAAATAAAGAATTCCCCAATAAAGCAAAACTCGATTCTCTGTTCCCGATGCGCCCCGTAATTTTAAGTAGGGTAGACGGGCATGCCGCCATTGTAAACCAGGCTGCATTGAACATTGCAGGTATTAAGCCCGGGCAAACAATTATTGGCGGTACTATAGAAACTAAGAACGGCAAGCTTACCGGCATACTGGTGGATAACGCGGTTGGAATAGTAACCCGTAAGATCCCCGAACCAACCGAGCAGGTGGTACAGGCGGCTTTGCTGGGTGCCCAAAAAAATTGCGTTGCAGTTGGTTTAACTACGGTTGACGATTGCGGCCTGCCTTACCAAATGGTTAGTACTATTGCCGCCCTGCAGCACAAAGGCGATTTAAAAATGCGCATGTATGTAATGCTGGCTGATAAGGAAGAAAATTATGAATACCTTTTTAAACGCGGCGCCTACAAAACCCCCGGTTTAAATGTAAGGTCATTTAAGGTTTATGCCGATGGTGCACTCGGATCAAGAGGAGCCTGCCTTTTAAAACCTTATGCCGACTCGGCTAAATGGAATGGGTTTTTACTGAGCAGCAAAGCCCATTTTGAAGAAGTAGCCAAAAAAATAGCAGCTAAAGGTTTCCAGATGTGTACCCATGCTATTGGTGATTCAGCTAACCGTACGATTCTGAAAATATATGCAGCCGCTTTGAAAGGCAAGAATGATAAACGCTGGCGGATAGAGCATGCGCAGGTCGTATCCCCCGAGGATGTAAAGTATTTTGGCGATGACAACATTATTCCGTCGGTGCAGCCCACCCATGCAACATCCGATATGGCATGGGCTATTAAACGGTTAGGGCAAAATCGGCTTAAAACCGCCTATGCTTATAAAAGCCTGATGAAACAAAACGGATGGATCCCGCTGGGGACGGATTTCCCGGTAGAAAACATTAACCCGATGTATACTTTTTATGCCGCAACTATCCGCAAGGATTTGAAAGGCTGGCCTTCTGCCGGTTTCCAGATGGAGAATGCGCTAACCAGGGTGGAAGCTTTAAGAGGGATGACCACGTGGGCGGCTAAAGCAAATTTTGAGGAAAAAGAAAAGGGCAGTATTGAAGTGGGCAAATATGCCGATTTTGTAATACTGGATAAAGATATTATGAAGGTGGATGGCAGCGAATTGCCCAATGTTAAAGTAGTAAAGACATATATAAATGGTGTTAAGGTTTATCAGAATAAATAA
- a CDS encoding beta-N-acetylglucosaminidase, with product MVLRFIRINKRNIYFLLLSGFSLFNSACAQNPPFSGSGYVQEEKTVELNTVLLNNEKQVIPLQNLDGANLASIHFANNYAGGFDSLLNKYTKVSSFNGNEYLGSKTPDMLTMDTRFYNTLIVQLTDVDVNNPQIISFITNNQKMKNLVVCFAGSGAGLAKLNDITAPIIWSTRLSPVAPLFIAQALFGGVAITQKLNKTYSPKFASGTGFITVKTRLQYTVPEDAGIKADNLNGIDAIAKEAISNRATPGCVVLVIKDGKVIFNKAYGYHAYDNQIPDKISDIFDLASMTKISATTMESMQLYDQGKLALDSTIGTYIPMARKSNKNTLTVRELLQHQSGLIPDIQTFGKIKPADYSVDSSAAYPTKVNDNYYLRKNYFEDVMWRDMLNSPIKTRGQYVYSDVGMLFMQQITEAITATPLNNYVQKNFYDPLGMQTAGFLPLNRFPLNRIPPTENDRADRHTLIDGYVHDPTAALMGGVAGHAGLFASANDVAILYQMMLNRGSYGGVQYIKPETVDLFTTKQSAISRRGLGFDRWDPIPDRKYPSEKASPQTYGHTGFTGTCVWVDPKYNLVYVFLSNRVHPDVSSKLGSLNIRPRILDVVYDAIGKGM from the coding sequence ATGGTGTTAAGGTTTATCAGAATAAATAAGCGGAACATATATTTTCTGCTCTTGTCGGGTTTTAGTTTATTCAATTCAGCCTGCGCACAAAACCCACCGTTTAGCGGAAGCGGCTATGTTCAGGAGGAAAAAACCGTAGAACTCAATACAGTTCTTCTAAATAATGAGAAACAGGTTATCCCCCTGCAAAATCTGGATGGTGCAAATCTAGCCAGTATTCATTTTGCTAATAATTATGCTGGCGGTTTTGATAGCCTGCTGAATAAATACACCAAAGTGTCATCCTTTAACGGTAACGAATATCTGGGCTCGAAGACACCGGACATGCTGACCATGGATACCAGGTTCTACAATACACTTATTGTACAGCTTACCGATGTAGACGTAAATAATCCGCAGATCATCAGCTTCATTACCAATAATCAGAAGATGAAGAACCTGGTAGTTTGTTTTGCTGGGTCGGGAGCCGGGCTGGCCAAACTAAACGATATTACCGCACCGATAATCTGGTCGACGAGGCTGTCACCAGTCGCGCCATTATTTATTGCTCAGGCTTTATTCGGCGGTGTGGCCATCACGCAGAAATTAAACAAAACCTATTCACCGAAATTCGCAAGCGGTACTGGCTTCATAACCGTTAAAACCCGGTTGCAGTATACCGTGCCTGAAGATGCAGGCATCAAGGCGGACAATCTGAACGGGATCGACGCTATTGCCAAAGAGGCGATCAGCAATCGTGCTACGCCGGGTTGCGTGGTTTTGGTTATTAAAGATGGTAAGGTGATCTTTAATAAGGCATACGGTTATCATGCCTATGATAACCAGATCCCCGACAAGATCAGCGATATCTTTGACCTGGCCTCCATGACCAAGATCTCAGCCACCACTATGGAGAGCATGCAGTTGTATGACCAGGGTAAACTGGCGCTTGATTCCACCATCGGTACTTATATCCCCATGGCTCGGAAATCAAATAAAAATACACTGACCGTTCGCGAGTTGCTACAACACCAGTCTGGCCTTATTCCGGATATTCAAACCTTCGGTAAAATTAAACCTGCTGACTACAGCGTGGATTCATCAGCCGCTTACCCAACCAAGGTGAACGATAATTACTACCTGAGGAAGAATTATTTTGAAGATGTGATGTGGAGGGATATGCTTAACTCTCCTATCAAAACGCGCGGCCAGTATGTGTACAGCGATGTGGGGATGCTTTTTATGCAGCAGATTACGGAGGCCATCACGGCAACGCCGCTTAATAACTATGTTCAAAAGAATTTTTACGATCCGTTGGGCATGCAAACAGCCGGCTTTTTGCCCCTGAACCGCTTCCCTCTGAACAGGATCCCACCAACTGAAAACGACAGAGCTGATCGCCATACACTGATTGACGGCTACGTGCATGACCCCACTGCGGCCCTGATGGGTGGTGTTGCCGGGCATGCCGGTCTGTTTGCCAGCGCTAACGATGTAGCGATACTTTACCAGATGATGCTGAACCGTGGCAGTTACGGTGGCGTTCAATATATCAAACCCGAAACGGTTGATCTGTTTACTACTAAGCAGTCGGCAATTAGCCGCCGTGGTTTAGGATTCGACAGATGGGACCCTATCCCCGATCGAAAATACCCGTCAGAAAAGGCATCGCCGCAAACTTACGGGCACACCGGCTTTACAGGCACCTGCGTATGGGTAGACCCTAAATACAATTTGGTTTATGTGTTCCTTTCTAACCGGGTACACCCGGATGTAAGCAGTAAGCTCGGTAGTCTCAATATCCGCCCACGCATTCTGGATGTGGTTTATGATGCGATAGGAAAGGGGATGTAG
- a CDS encoding rhomboid family intramembrane serine protease, translated as MNTLWKDIQYKMLRSGNKLTLLIGINVVVFLAINIPAVIEQLFSGFGNSVISSLASDYLLLPAYLPKLLYRFWTPITYMFMHAGVFHILFNMLWLYWMGQIFEEYLGNKRTIGLYLLGGLTGGLLFVAAYNLIPAFTAVNAAQGGVIVGASASVMAVIIATATFLPDYTISMMFIGPVKLKWIAVFYIVIDFLGIAGGNAGGEIAHLGGALFGFVYIKQLQKGNDWIGGITKLFAPKPKLKVVNFENSSQKKSSNKPRQEDIDRILDKISVSGYDSLNKQEKEILFRASNEG; from the coding sequence ATGAACACGCTTTGGAAAGATATTCAATACAAAATGTTACGGTCGGGTAATAAACTTACACTGCTGATCGGCATTAACGTTGTTGTTTTTTTAGCGATAAACATTCCGGCTGTTATTGAACAGCTTTTTTCCGGCTTCGGCAATAGCGTTATCTCCTCTTTGGCCAGCGATTATCTTTTACTGCCAGCATACCTCCCCAAACTGCTTTATCGTTTCTGGACACCCATCACCTACATGTTTATGCATGCGGGTGTGTTCCATATCTTGTTCAATATGCTTTGGCTGTACTGGATGGGCCAAATATTTGAAGAATATTTGGGCAACAAACGCACCATTGGTCTTTATTTACTTGGCGGCCTTACCGGCGGGCTCTTATTTGTAGCTGCATACAACCTTATCCCGGCTTTTACTGCTGTTAATGCTGCGCAGGGTGGCGTAATAGTTGGCGCTTCGGCAAGTGTTATGGCTGTTATTATCGCTACTGCTACCTTTCTTCCCGACTACACGATTTCAATGATGTTCATTGGCCCGGTTAAACTGAAATGGATAGCGGTATTTTACATCGTTATAGATTTTTTAGGCATCGCCGGCGGAAACGCTGGTGGTGAAATTGCTCACCTTGGCGGGGCGTTGTTCGGGTTTGTATATATCAAACAACTGCAAAAAGGGAATGATTGGATAGGCGGCATCACCAAATTGTTTGCACCTAAACCCAAGTTAAAGGTGGTTAACTTTGAAAACAGTTCTCAAAAAAAATCATCCAATAAACCCCGGCAGGAAGATATTGATCGTATCTTAGACAAGATTTCCGTTTCGGGATACGATAGCCTGAACAAGCAGGAAAAAGAAATTTTGTTCAGAGCAAGTAATGAAGGATAA
- a CDS encoding rhomboid family intramembrane serine protease, whose protein sequence is MQSPFANLTPVVKNLIIINVIFFIATYALGQYIDLGKYLAAYYPTNPLFKPWQPITYMFMHAGFTHLLFNMFAVFMFGPLLEQLMGSKKFFNYYFITGLGAFALYMIVQAIQIHAITGSFTVPNPMIDSSYFQYGGGQAQAEKLYGLFNGPMVGASGAVFGILVGFGLLFPDLEMMIIFIPVPIKAKYYALGYVVLELFSGVRQASGDNVAHFAHLGGALIGFILIKIWGLKKTNNFY, encoded by the coding sequence ATGCAATCACCATTTGCCAACTTAACACCGGTTGTAAAAAACCTGATAATTATAAATGTTATTTTTTTCATTGCAACTTACGCGCTTGGTCAATACATAGATCTGGGAAAATATTTAGCAGCTTACTACCCGACAAATCCGCTATTTAAGCCTTGGCAACCTATTACGTATATGTTCATGCATGCTGGCTTTACTCACTTGCTCTTTAACATGTTTGCCGTATTCATGTTCGGCCCGCTATTGGAGCAATTGATGGGTTCAAAAAAATTCTTCAACTACTATTTTATTACAGGACTCGGGGCATTTGCATTATATATGATTGTGCAAGCAATTCAAATACATGCAATTACCGGTAGCTTTACAGTGCCTAATCCGATGATAGATAGCTCTTATTTTCAATATGGGGGAGGCCAGGCGCAAGCAGAAAAGCTCTATGGCTTATTCAATGGCCCCATGGTTGGTGCTTCGGGCGCAGTATTTGGTATCCTGGTTGGATTCGGCCTGCTATTTCCGGATCTGGAAATGATGATAATTTTTATTCCGGTTCCGATCAAAGCTAAATATTATGCATTGGGTTATGTTGTACTGGAGCTATTTTCGGGCGTACGGCAAGCATCCGGTGATAATGTAGCCCACTTTGCACATTTGGGTGGAGCGCTCATCGGCTTTATTTTAATTAAGATTTGGGGGCTCAAAAAAACAAACAATTTTTACTAG